Proteins encoded within one genomic window of Lentisphaera araneosa HTCC2155:
- a CDS encoding dienelactone hydrolase family protein has protein sequence MHKLIISLLFIFSSFQIHSQAKDRSWQKLYVAKNYKSMPYRLMTPLNMDSSKKYPVILSLHGAGGKGSDNKRQLKPWNQQLADAKIRQDYPAYVLAPQSPGLWDTDMLSLIKEVIAALPNADMKRIYILGHSMGGHGTFIYIQADPDYFAAAAPSAGTGLKSTADFIDPKIIKDIPIWTSHGDQDRVCPYDRIVKIMEEMKKLNGKFKLTSWKGGNHGVSDRFIPGHESGVTTMSGSRCDPESHFMKWLFKQEKN, from the coding sequence ATGCATAAACTCATCATCTCGCTTCTTTTCATTTTTAGTTCTTTCCAAATCCACTCACAAGCAAAGGATAGAAGCTGGCAAAAACTCTACGTAGCAAAAAACTATAAAAGCATGCCTTATCGCTTGATGACGCCCCTCAACATGGACTCATCTAAAAAGTACCCCGTCATACTCTCTCTTCATGGTGCGGGCGGCAAAGGCAGTGATAATAAACGTCAACTCAAACCCTGGAATCAACAGCTTGCAGATGCTAAAATTCGTCAAGATTATCCAGCTTATGTTTTGGCGCCTCAATCCCCCGGTTTATGGGACACTGATATGCTAAGTTTAATCAAAGAAGTCATTGCCGCTTTACCGAACGCCGATATGAAGCGCATTTATATTCTCGGTCACTCCATGGGGGGACACGGAACTTTCATTTACATCCAGGCAGATCCCGATTATTTTGCTGCAGCAGCTCCCTCCGCCGGAACAGGTTTGAAATCCACTGCAGACTTCATCGACCCTAAAATCATTAAGGACATCCCCATTTGGACGAGTCACGGCGATCAAGACCGAGTTTGCCCCTATGATAGAATTGTCAAAATCATGGAAGAAATGAAAAAGCTCAATGGCAAGTTCAAACTCACTTCATGGAAAGGAGGAAATCACGGAGTTTCCGACCGCTTCATTCCTGGTCACGAGAGTGGCGTAACCACCATGAGTGGAAGTCGCTGTGACCCCGAAAGTCACTTCATGAAGTGGCTCTTTAAGCAAGAAAAGAACTAG
- a CDS encoding DUF4105 domain-containing protein yields MKTKHIKQLKLALFRLSLFGVCGLYIPLTLAVACLIIHFTFHDAIRLLSIILYVISSGILLLLVKRFRKALKIFSLINLFVILWFIFIPASNERNWDAEVAKLPLIEQNGDLLSIKNFRNFKYAEGKEVEVKFDNRTFDLGQLEGTDLIISYWDNYRTISHTFLSFRFKDGQNIAISLEVRKQEGESYHPLKGIFKQYELIYVMGDERDLIPLRTKVRKEQTFLYPMNLNIEHSKLFLLDIIRAANSLHDSPQFYHSIGRNCTTGMVDHLNTIRDFKIPTSKKIILNGISDYYAYQLEGIPTDLPFDVLKRCCYISETSNALALDDNYSQNLRQVINKRLNAERWKRAPSAKLY; encoded by the coding sequence ATGAAAACTAAGCATATCAAACAACTCAAACTCGCCCTATTCCGACTCTCTTTATTTGGAGTCTGCGGTTTGTACATCCCCCTTACGCTGGCTGTCGCTTGTTTAATCATTCACTTCACTTTTCATGATGCCATACGATTGCTGTCCATCATTCTCTATGTAATCAGCAGTGGAATCCTACTGCTCTTAGTGAAACGATTTCGCAAAGCCTTAAAGATCTTTTCGCTAATCAATTTATTTGTCATTCTGTGGTTTATCTTTATCCCCGCCTCCAATGAGCGTAACTGGGATGCGGAAGTCGCAAAGCTACCACTCATTGAACAAAATGGTGATTTATTGAGCATAAAAAACTTCCGCAACTTTAAGTACGCTGAAGGCAAGGAAGTCGAAGTAAAATTTGATAATCGAACTTTTGACTTAGGACAACTCGAAGGTACTGATCTCATCATCTCTTATTGGGATAATTACCGCACCATCAGCCATACTTTTCTGAGCTTCCGCTTTAAGGATGGTCAAAACATCGCCATTTCCTTAGAGGTTCGCAAACAAGAAGGAGAAAGTTATCATCCCCTCAAGGGTATTTTTAAACAATATGAACTCATTTATGTTATGGGTGATGAGCGCGACCTCATCCCACTCCGTACCAAAGTACGTAAAGAACAGACTTTCCTGTATCCCATGAATCTCAATATCGAGCATTCCAAACTCTTTTTACTCGACATCATAAGAGCCGCCAATAGCCTGCACGATTCACCTCAGTTTTATCACTCCATTGGCCGCAATTGCACAACAGGCATGGTCGATCACCTTAATACTATTCGTGACTTCAAAATTCCCACCTCGAAAAAAATCATCCTCAATGGCATCTCAGATTACTACGCCTACCAACTCGAAGGCATCCCCACTGACCTTCCCTTCGACGTTCTCAAGCGCTGCTGCTACATCAGTGAAACCAGCAATGCCTTAGCCCTCGATGACAACTACTCACAAAACCTACGCCAAGTCATCAACAAGCGCCTGAATGCCGAACGCTGGAAACGTGCGCCATCTGCAAAGTTGTATTGA
- a CDS encoding alpha/beta hydrolase, whose translation MVERQKLPIIRGLSMKLIAMLMITIFSFTVISADSEYKYGPDSSRQEGVPQGKIHDFVFSTSKIYPNTIRRYSVYVPEQYKGEATALMVFQDGHAFLKEKGHFRTPTVLDNLIHQKRIPVMIAIFIDPAYLGSELPKNRGWRPKPENRSVEYDSLGDKYARFLIEEIIPEISKTYKLTEDPEKRALAGLSSGGICAWTAAWERPDYFRKILSCIGSFTNIRGGHVYPAMIRSNPAKPIRVFLQGGARDLDNQFGNWPLANQQMAKSLAFAKYDYKFVFGNGGHSGLHGGTILPEAMEWLWRKE comes from the coding sequence ATGGTGGAAAGACAAAAACTGCCAATAATTAGAGGTCTTTCGATGAAGTTAATCGCCATGCTCATGATCACCATATTTAGTTTTACGGTAATATCTGCCGATTCAGAATATAAATATGGACCCGATTCATCTCGACAAGAAGGAGTGCCACAAGGCAAAATTCACGACTTCGTTTTTAGTACGAGCAAGATTTACCCCAATACAATTAGAAGGTATTCGGTATACGTTCCAGAACAATACAAGGGTGAAGCCACCGCCTTGATGGTTTTTCAGGACGGACATGCATTTTTGAAAGAGAAAGGGCATTTTAGAACGCCGACTGTTTTAGATAACCTCATTCATCAAAAACGCATTCCTGTGATGATCGCAATTTTTATAGACCCAGCTTATCTAGGCAGCGAGTTACCTAAAAATCGAGGATGGCGGCCAAAACCAGAAAATCGCAGTGTGGAATACGATAGTCTCGGAGATAAATATGCCCGTTTCCTAATAGAGGAAATTATACCCGAAATAAGTAAGACTTATAAGCTCACTGAGGATCCCGAGAAAAGAGCCCTTGCGGGACTAAGCTCTGGCGGGATATGTGCATGGACAGCTGCGTGGGAACGACCCGATTACTTTCGTAAAATTTTGAGCTGTATCGGTAGTTTCACTAATATTCGCGGTGGTCATGTATATCCAGCGATGATTCGCTCTAATCCAGCTAAGCCCATTCGCGTCTTTCTACAGGGAGGTGCCCGTGATTTAGATAATCAATTTGGAAATTGGCCTCTTGCGAATCAACAAATGGCAAAATCTTTAGCCTTTGCTAAGTACGATTATAAATTCGTGTTTGGAAATGGGGGCCATAGTGGATTACACGGAGGGACTATTTTACCTGAGGCTATGGAATGGCTGTGGCGAAAAGAATAA
- a CDS encoding sialate O-acetylesterase: MKIYLALFFFSLSLFAGDLRLASLFQDNMVVQRDQEFVIWGEAPANKKVDVQVAGQNASVKVSELGKWMIKLPALKASSAFEIKVTAGSEKKLIKNAVLGEVWICSGQSNMQMGWGGIPEIKKMAVNAKNIRTFKVNNTVSYQEEDYCQGSWVEAAPGSAVAAAFAVNLQKSIICPIGIIQASWGSSSVEGWMPMDMAEKLPHFKKELEDCRANDKDKVAEILAKKKMSGKDNIFLRTRPNLLYNAMMHPLIPYSLRGVVWYQGEANTKSVEAMLQYGQTLPMWFQRYRQEWDNENLQLMAVMLPGFGRNFTKGTTIESPDAQTWALMRESQMKVLELDHTSVATTIDLGDVKNIHPKDKAPIGERLALLARRDVLKENIVAEGPVFKSQQVNGSKIELSFDNSKGMKAKDGEAIKAFWICDDSKSWKLAKAEIVGEKVVLSNAEVKKPLYVRYAYAAMPAVNLVNEADLPARPFRTDSFTP; the protein is encoded by the coding sequence ATGAAAATTTATTTAGCTTTATTTTTCTTTTCACTTTCACTTTTTGCAGGCGATTTGCGTTTAGCTTCGCTCTTTCAAGACAATATGGTGGTGCAAAGAGATCAAGAATTTGTAATTTGGGGCGAAGCTCCAGCTAATAAAAAAGTTGACGTGCAGGTAGCTGGGCAAAATGCCTCTGTAAAGGTTTCAGAATTGGGTAAATGGATGATTAAGCTTCCCGCATTAAAAGCGAGTAGCGCTTTTGAAATTAAAGTGACTGCGGGGTCTGAGAAAAAACTGATTAAAAATGCGGTTCTTGGTGAAGTTTGGATTTGCTCTGGGCAATCGAATATGCAGATGGGCTGGGGCGGCATTCCCGAAATCAAGAAGATGGCGGTGAATGCGAAAAATATTCGCACTTTTAAAGTTAATAATACGGTTTCATACCAAGAGGAAGATTATTGCCAGGGTTCTTGGGTCGAAGCTGCACCAGGTAGTGCTGTAGCAGCGGCTTTTGCCGTGAATCTTCAAAAATCTATTATTTGCCCAATAGGTATTATTCAGGCTTCTTGGGGCAGCTCATCAGTTGAAGGTTGGATGCCAATGGATATGGCAGAGAAATTGCCTCACTTTAAAAAAGAGCTCGAAGATTGCCGTGCGAATGACAAAGATAAGGTTGCGGAGATTTTAGCAAAGAAAAAAATGTCTGGCAAAGACAATATCTTTCTGAGAACACGTCCAAACTTATTATACAATGCGATGATGCACCCTTTGATCCCTTATTCACTCAGAGGAGTCGTTTGGTATCAGGGCGAGGCAAATACGAAGAGCGTCGAGGCGATGTTGCAATATGGCCAAACTCTTCCCATGTGGTTTCAGCGTTACCGTCAAGAGTGGGACAATGAAAATCTTCAGTTAATGGCTGTGATGCTTCCTGGGTTTGGTCGTAACTTTACCAAAGGGACGACAATAGAATCACCTGATGCGCAAACGTGGGCTTTGATGCGTGAATCGCAAATGAAAGTTTTAGAACTCGACCACACTTCAGTGGCAACGACAATTGATTTAGGTGATGTGAAGAATATTCACCCTAAGGATAAAGCTCCCATTGGCGAACGCTTGGCATTGTTGGCGCGTCGCGATGTCTTAAAAGAAAATATTGTGGCTGAAGGCCCGGTGTTTAAATCGCAGCAAGTGAACGGTTCAAAAATTGAACTGAGTTTTGATAACTCTAAGGGGATGAAAGCTAAAGATGGCGAAGCTATTAAAGCATTTTGGATTTGCGATGATAGCAAAAGTTGGAAGTTAGCTAAGGCTGAAATTGTTGGAGAGAAAGTCGTTCTCAGTAACGCTGAAGTGAAGAAACCCCTCTATGTTCGCTATGCTTATGCAGCAATGCCAGCAGTGAATTTAGTGAATGAAGCAGACTTGCCTGCACGTCCCTTTAGAACAGACTCTTTCACTCCCTAA
- a CDS encoding SgcJ/EcaC family oxidoreductase — MEKEITALFDVWNKALQTGDPNKVAELYEYNAILLPTVSNKVRHNHDEIADYFVTFLAKKPVGKIDEGNVRTFGDIAINSGVYTFTFEDGSAVTARFTYVYRWNGQDWKIIEHHSSAMPEK; from the coding sequence ATGGAAAAAGAAATTACAGCACTTTTTGACGTTTGGAATAAGGCACTACAGACAGGTGACCCAAATAAAGTTGCTGAACTTTATGAATATAACGCTATTTTACTCCCCACAGTTTCAAACAAAGTTCGTCACAATCACGACGAAATTGCAGATTATTTTGTAACTTTTCTTGCTAAAAAACCAGTTGGTAAAATCGATGAGGGTAACGTTCGTACTTTCGGCGATATTGCTATCAATTCTGGTGTTTACACTTTTACATTTGAAGATGGTTCTGCAGTAACTGCACGTTTTACTTACGTTTACCGTTGGAATGGTCAGGACTGGAAGATTATAGAGCACCACTCTTCTGCAATGCCTGAAAAGTAA